One window of Medicago truncatula cultivar Jemalong A17 chromosome 2, MtrunA17r5.0-ANR, whole genome shotgun sequence genomic DNA carries:
- the LOC11415956 gene encoding gibberellin 2-beta-dioxygenase 2 codes for MVVASPNSILGERIIPIDLPMIDLSAEKSMVIKLIVKACEEYGFFNVINHGVPHDIISKMEEVGFDFFAKPMEQKKLVALGNPFGYGCKNIGFNGDMGEVEYLLLNANAPSIPNDSSNFSSSVSAYTEAVKELACEILELMAEGLGVPDTSIFSTFITQLDNDSLLRFNHYPPKDCKDRDNSNSYNVGFGEHSDPQILTILRSNDVAGLQISLQHGVWNPVTPDPAAFCVNVGDLLEVMTNGRFVSVRHRAVTNSYKSRMSVAYFGAPPLDACIVAPSVMVTPNRPSLLFKPFTWAEYKKVTYSLRLGDSRIDLFKNCTQIE; via the exons ATGGTGGTGGCTTCCCCAAATTCGATCTTAGGGGAAAGGATTATACCTATTGACCTACCAATGATAGACCTATCAGCTGAAAAATCAATGGTAATAAAACTCATAGTAAAAGCTTGTGAAGAATATGGTTTCTTCAATGTGATTAACCATGGTGTCCCTCAtgacatcatatccaaaatggAAGAAGTAGGTTTTGATTTCTTTGCAAAACCAATGGAACAAAAGAAACTAGTTGCACTTGGTAATCCCTTTGGTTATGGATGCAAGAATATTGGGTTCAATGGAGACATGGGTGAGGTGGAATATCTTCTTCTCAATGCCAATGCTCCTTCTATTCCTAATGATTCATCAAACTTCAG CTCTAGTGTAAGTGCATATACAGAAGCTGTGAAGGAGCTGGCATGTGAGATATTGGAGCTAATGGCAGAAGGTTTGGGGGTCCCTGATACATCCATTTTCAGCACATTCATCACTCAACTTGATAATGACTCACTCCTTAGGTTCAATCACTACCCTCCTAAAGACTGCAAAGATAGAGACAACTCTAATTCCTACAACGTTGGCTTTGGAGAACATTCTGACCCTCAGATTCTTACTATCCTTAGATCCAACGATGTTGCTGGTCTCCAAATTTCACTTCAACATGGTGTGTGGAACCCAGTTACTCCTGACCCAGCTGCTTTCTGTGTTAACGTTGGTGATCTTCTTGAG GTTATGACAAATGGAAGATTTGTAAGCGTGAGACATAGGGCTGTGACCAACTCATACAAGTCTAGAATGTCGGTGGCATATTTTGGGGCTCCACCACTTGATGCATGCATTGTTGCTCCCTCAGTTATGGTTACACCAAACAGGCCCTCTCTTCTCTTCAAACCATTCACTTGGGCAGAATACAAGAAAGTCACTTACTCTCTAAGGCTTGGAGACAGCCGCATTGACCTTTTCAAGAATTGCACACAAATAGAGTAA